The genomic region GATTTGTGCTGAAAAGCATAAGAGATAAGGGAACTTCGCAAGATATTATTCAAGATACCTATTTAAAGTTGTGGCAACTAATCGACGAAGTGGAATTTAAAACTGCCAAGCCGTATTTGTATAAAATCGCTTATAACTCGATGATAGATACCATAAGGAAAAATAAAATAAGTGTAGGCGATGAAACTGAAGAAACTTACGAAACAAAGAATTTTAATTGGGAACTGAAAGACATAATTGATATTGCCGTAAATAACCTTAGCGATATTCAGCGACACATGATTTTGCTTAGAGACTACGAAGGGTACAGCTACAAAGAAATAAGCGATATCACCAAAACAAGCGAAGCTCAGGTTAAGATAAATATTTTTAGAGCCAGACAAAAGTTAAGGGAAGTTATTGGTAAACTCGAAAATGTAATTTGAAAATGGATACGCAAAACATAAATATTAACAACTACGAAGCTTTTTTGTTGGATTACTACGAAGGCAATCTTGACGAAAACACAACCAAAGAGTTGTTGGATTTTTTGGATAAGCATCCGGAATGCAAAACCGACGGCGACTGTATAAACTTTGTCGTTCCTTCCGATTCCGAGCAATTACCTATTGAACAAAAATTAAATCTCAAAAAATCACGTACCAATTACTTTGAATTGTTGGCTATAAAAGAAATTGAAGGCGATTTGACGTATGAACAAAAAGAAGTAGTAAGTAATTTGCACGCCAATAGTAATGTTTATAAAAATATAAAAAATCAATACGACAAAACGGTATTAACTCCCGATAAAA from Lentimicrobiaceae bacterium harbors:
- a CDS encoding RNA polymerase sigma factor; amino-acid sequence: MTLKEYNTCVDLYADGLYRFVLKSIRDKGTSQDIIQDTYLKLWQLIDEVEFKTAKPYLYKIAYNSMIDTIRKNKISVGDETEETYETKNFNWELKDIIDIAVNNLSDIQRHMILLRDYEGYSYKEISDITKTSEAQVKINIFRARQKLREVIGKLENVI